From the genome of Sinanaerobacter sp. ZZT-01:
AATGAGACCATTGTTCGAGCGATTAGGGATACCTGAAGGGCTGATTTCATTAATTTTGCTTCGTCCAGTTTCAGGGAGCGGAGCATTGGTTAATCTACAACAGGTATTAGAATCATCCGGAGCAGACGGTCTTACAGGAAGAGCAGCATCGGTAATGATGGGCAGCTGCGAAACAATTTTTTATGTTTTGGCATTATATTTTGGCGTCACAAAGGTAAAACAAATACGTCATGCATTGCCAGTGGGAATTATTACATATATCGCCGGTGTTTTTTTGTCTGTTTGGATTTGTTCGTATATTTAATTTGAAATATGTTTAGAATATAATTAAAGAAAAGAGGCCATCGAAATATGTTTTTTGTCCCCCTTTAGCATAGAATATGGCCTCTTTCTTTTTGTTTTAGGAAGTTATTATTTTTATAGGTATAAAAGCGTCTTAAAAAAATAATTTTGTCAAAAAAATAGAGAATTACTTTTACATTTTCTTTACAGTTTCATGCTAATTTTTTTGACAAGCCATTTAAAAATGGGTATAATAATCAAAGACATAAGGAAATTATGATGAAAATCTTTGGGAATATATTTTGAATTAAGATAAAATTATTTAAATATTTTGGAGGAAATCAGTGGCAAAATTTTTAGTTGATAAATCAGGCGCTCTTAATGGTGAAGTGGAAATCAGTGGATCGAAGAATGCTGTTTTGCCAATAATGGCAGCGACGATTTTAACAGATGAGAAATGTGAGATTTCTGATGTACCGGCTTTGAGAGATGTGGATGTGATGTGCAAGTTATTACAAAGCGTTGGTGCAATCGTATCAGATTGTTATATAGAAAAAAGTATTTATGTTGA
Proteins encoded in this window:
- a CDS encoding spore maturation protein, which translates into the protein MNSVLNTLSILFIPAMLTFILGYGMIKRAPIYDYFIEGAKEGLQSAVEILPFIIAIFVGIESLVSSGAMDFFENLMRPLFERLGIPEGLISLILLRPVSGSGALVNLQQVLESSGADGLTGRAASVMMGSCETIFYVLALYFGVTKVKQIRHALPVGIITYIAGVFLSVWICSYI